The following are encoded together in the Flammeovirga agarivorans genome:
- a CDS encoding glycoside hydrolase family 65 protein, with product MRFSLAIWIISVLTITSLFAQNEGWEIKAVSQNNYHAQAVANGMIGILPSEKPLQIKEVILNGVWDIYGRGGVSNIVHGINFLNMDLGVSTPKKNDVKWVSENQHIKDWSQTLNMYDATFTTAFNFDDIVEVKHQLIALRHLAYTGAIYIELKAKKNASIVVKNQLIVPDVNLPGKSMYHKFGEHGDLILSSISAKSPTGKYELAATTSFVFDSEKKPDVKMKEVSEKEVEASFTIELKKGETYSFTLVGSQCNTAQSVDAINEAERKAIYAHLEGYDRLKSRHDKAWEKLWESDIVIEGDNKAQLDVRQQLFNLYSFERKGTRLSVSPVGLSGNGYNGHVFWDTELWMFPTYLLMQPELAKNILDYRVDRLEQAKKNALAHGYEGAMFPWESALTGEEDTPTWALTGPFEQHITACIGLAFWKYYQVTQDKEWLETTGYEVLQNVADFWVSRVEKDENGVCHINNVVCADEYAENVNDNAFTNAAAIQVLRATVKAANILEKQPNKEWMEVANAIPVLVEEGITMEYDGYDGRMIKQADVNLLSFPLQYYSDKAQIKRNLEYYEPKITYSAPAMSHSILSVIASRLGDVENAYRLFQRGYIKNQKPPFNVITEQPDNDLAFFVTGSGGMMQAVLFGFGGLEITDNGVTQIPSSLPKQWKSMTIKGVGKDKQTFTIVNNEQ from the coding sequence ATGCGCTTTTCTTTAGCCATATGGATTATTTCTGTTTTGACTATCACAAGCCTTTTTGCACAAAATGAAGGTTGGGAGATTAAAGCAGTATCACAAAACAACTATCATGCTCAGGCAGTAGCCAATGGGATGATAGGAATATTACCATCAGAGAAGCCTCTTCAAATAAAAGAGGTGATCCTTAATGGCGTATGGGATATCTATGGTCGAGGTGGAGTATCTAATATTGTACATGGAATCAATTTCTTAAATATGGATTTAGGGGTGTCTACTCCTAAAAAAAATGATGTGAAATGGGTTTCAGAAAATCAACATATTAAAGATTGGTCCCAAACCTTAAATATGTATGATGCTACTTTTACTACTGCATTTAATTTCGATGATATAGTAGAAGTTAAACACCAATTGATAGCATTAAGACATTTAGCCTATACTGGGGCGATCTATATTGAACTTAAAGCAAAAAAGAATGCTTCAATTGTGGTCAAAAATCAGTTGATTGTACCTGACGTAAATTTACCAGGGAAGTCTATGTACCATAAATTTGGTGAACATGGAGATCTGATATTATCCTCTATTTCAGCTAAATCTCCAACTGGAAAATATGAACTAGCAGCTACCACTTCTTTTGTTTTCGATTCAGAAAAGAAACCTGATGTAAAAATGAAAGAAGTGAGTGAAAAGGAAGTGGAGGCATCTTTTACAATTGAGTTGAAAAAGGGAGAAACTTATAGTTTTACTCTAGTAGGTTCACAATGTAATACAGCTCAATCTGTAGATGCTATTAACGAAGCTGAAAGAAAAGCTATTTATGCCCACTTGGAAGGGTATGATAGGTTAAAAAGCAGACATGATAAAGCTTGGGAAAAGTTATGGGAATCTGATATTGTTATTGAAGGAGATAACAAAGCACAGTTGGATGTTCGTCAGCAGCTTTTCAATTTATATTCTTTTGAAAGAAAGGGAACTAGATTAAGTGTTTCACCAGTGGGTTTATCAGGAAATGGCTACAATGGACATGTATTTTGGGATACTGAACTTTGGATGTTTCCAACCTATTTACTTATGCAGCCAGAGTTAGCAAAAAATATTCTTGATTATAGAGTAGATAGATTAGAACAGGCCAAAAAGAATGCACTGGCTCATGGTTATGAAGGGGCAATGTTTCCATGGGAATCAGCACTTACAGGTGAAGAAGATACTCCAACTTGGGCTTTAACAGGTCCATTCGAACAACATATTACGGCTTGTATTGGCTTGGCTTTTTGGAAGTATTATCAAGTCACACAAGATAAAGAATGGTTAGAGACAACAGGGTATGAGGTACTTCAAAATGTAGCAGATTTTTGGGTGAGTAGAGTGGAGAAAGATGAAAATGGAGTTTGTCATATCAATAATGTAGTCTGTGCAGATGAATATGCTGAAAATGTAAATGATAATGCTTTTACAAACGCTGCAGCTATTCAAGTTCTAAGAGCAACGGTAAAGGCTGCAAATATATTGGAAAAACAACCCAATAAAGAATGGATGGAAGTAGCTAATGCCATACCTGTTTTGGTAGAAGAGGGAATTACCATGGAGTATGACGGGTACGATGGGAGAATGATTAAACAGGCTGATGTGAACTTACTTTCTTTTCCATTACAATACTATTCTGACAAAGCCCAAATCAAAAGAAACTTAGAGTATTATGAGCCAAAAATAACATATTCTGCACCGGCAATGTCACATTCAATTTTGTCTGTGATTGCATCGAGGCTAGGAGATGTAGAAAACGCATATAGATTATTCCAAAGAGGATATATAAAAAATCAAAAGCCACCATTTAATGTAATCACTGAGCAACCAGACAATGATTTAGCCTTTTTTGTTACGGGGTCAGGAGGAATGATGCAGGCGGTTCTTTTCGGTTTTGGAGGCCTAGAAATTACAGATAATGGGGTGACTCAGATACCATCATCATTACCGAAACAATGGAAATCAATGACCATTAAAGGGGTGGGTAAAGACAAGCAAACTTTTACAATAGTCAATAATGAACAGTAA
- a CDS encoding RagB/SusD family nutrient uptake outer membrane protein yields the protein MKIYSFKKLLAVLSASAMLTACSSDFLDVEPYGKSDTSTYYQTDDEIDLALTASYDMLSSDQLQGWSSCYVIKNLPADDVNCGGGGASDQAQYQEIDDFEWHAENAGIRAFYHINYYGIYRVNQIITNAPTEGRSDLMNRMIAEAKFLRAYFYFELVTAFGDVPLWLEPPVELTEGKERTPKAEVYAQIEQDLTEAAEVLPNKSVFDGTGDAFRANKQAALGLLGKVRVFQGDFAGAIAPLESVLQVEGSEVALESDFSQLTLKSTEFGKESLFEASFISNLDTWGTTQWNRDAHDNRHIQLSGPRQLDDIEGATPIKSDKLRSGWGFLPPTQSLFDSFEATDGRRDATILDDEGLARLYGQVFTDGWDTEGLVRTKYTTFDSETTDEGGATPELNYTTNWRLLRFADVILLAAEAYYEQGNESDARAMLNKLRQRAGGLADYDATVTGDALFNAIMNERRVELAYEGSRFWDLVRWGLADEKLKDRGFQKGKHELFPIPLAEIVGNPGITSADQNPGY from the coding sequence ATGAAAATATATAGCTTCAAGAAGTTACTTGCGGTATTAAGTGCTTCTGCAATGCTCACAGCATGTTCTTCCGACTTCTTAGATGTAGAACCTTACGGTAAATCAGATACATCGACGTATTATCAAACTGATGATGAAATAGATTTAGCACTTACAGCTTCATATGATATGTTATCATCAGATCAGCTGCAAGGATGGTCAAGTTGTTATGTCATTAAAAACTTACCTGCTGATGATGTGAATTGTGGAGGAGGTGGAGCTTCCGATCAGGCTCAATATCAAGAAATTGATGACTTTGAGTGGCATGCTGAAAATGCAGGTATTAGAGCATTCTACCATATTAATTATTATGGTATTTACAGAGTTAATCAAATTATCACAAATGCTCCTACTGAGGGCAGAAGTGATTTGATGAATAGAATGATTGCTGAAGCAAAATTCTTAAGAGCATATTTTTACTTTGAGTTGGTAACAGCTTTCGGTGATGTTCCATTATGGTTAGAGCCACCTGTTGAGTTAACTGAGGGTAAAGAAAGAACGCCAAAGGCTGAAGTATATGCTCAGATTGAACAAGATTTAACAGAAGCTGCTGAAGTATTACCAAATAAATCAGTTTTTGATGGTACTGGCGATGCATTCAGAGCTAACAAACAAGCTGCATTAGGGTTATTGGGTAAAGTGCGTGTATTTCAAGGGGACTTTGCCGGTGCAATTGCTCCTCTTGAAAGCGTTCTCCAAGTAGAAGGTTCGGAAGTAGCGTTAGAGTCAGACTTTTCACAGTTGACATTGAAGTCTACTGAGTTTGGTAAGGAATCATTATTTGAAGCTTCTTTTATTTCGAATCTTGATACTTGGGGTACAACTCAATGGAATAGAGATGCTCATGATAACCGTCATATTCAGTTATCTGGACCTAGACAGTTAGATGATATTGAAGGTGCGACACCTATCAAGTCAGATAAACTTAGATCTGGATGGGGATTTTTGCCTCCTACACAATCATTATTTGATTCATTTGAAGCAACAGATGGTAGAAGAGATGCGACAATCTTAGATGATGAAGGTTTAGCAAGACTTTATGGTCAGGTATTCACAGACGGTTGGGATACTGAAGGTTTAGTTAGAACAAAATACACAACTTTTGATTCTGAAACTACAGACGAAGGTGGTGCAACTCCTGAGTTGAATTATACGACAAACTGGAGATTATTACGTTTTGCAGATGTGATTTTATTAGCGGCTGAAGCTTATTACGAACAAGGTAACGAGTCGGATGCAAGAGCTATGTTGAATAAACTTAGACAAAGAGCTGGAGGTTTAGCAGATTATGATGCAACGGTAACTGGCGACGCATTATTTAATGCTATTATGAATGAAAGAAGAGTAGAATTAGCTTATGAAGGTTCTCGCTTCTGGGATTTAGTTCGTTGGGGTTTAGCTGACGAGAAACTAAAAGACAGAGGTTTCCAAAAAGGTAAGCATGAACTTTTCCCTATTCCATTAGCAGAGATAGTGGGTAATCCAGGCATTACCTCAGCAGACCAGAATCCTGGTTACTAA
- a CDS encoding SusC/RagA family TonB-linked outer membrane protein: MLKVQIFKRLQLLMTTLVIMLVGLSSAYAQDKIVKGTIIGGDTDTPLPGVNITIKGTTTGTITDFDGNFKLSVPPTAQSLVFTFVGYKTKEMAIGTQTEFNLTLEVDQEQLEEVVVVGYGVQKKSLVTGAIASVDADDIVSSAVTAEQALQGKAAGVTVTPQSGSPGNGIKIRIRGASSNGNSDPLYIVDGMKTGNISFLAPSDIASMEVLKDAASSAIYGSEGANGVVIITTKSGDKSGRSSIDYSFQYGIQSIGYKPNMMNAKQYAQFMQEAHDGQDYYIPNPDDFNEGTNWVNEATEQTPMVNHNLSFSGGSDKGSYLLSAGYTSQDGIIGGDKASYERINGRLNVNRDVKEWLDVSANVAFTSFSRSSITEDDGFNGIVNSALMMDPTGQARYAPNALTPYMQDKLSEGRILTRDSNGNYYGLSNNDFLKGEIYNPLIRLENEKGIYSENKILTTGLVNLKPVKGLKISSRIGVDAAYGSFNSWNPSYWANSNSESNAPTVTANEQVWSTWLWENFATYTKKFGKNSFTGLVGMSAQENNYRNLDTKSGNMVKENDLFRYPDYVTTRDNDRVTGRKEVKRMNSYFARLSYDYDNRYILEATFRRDGSSLFGPENKWGNFPSISLGWNVSNEAFWNIDKIDYLKVRGSWGQNGSLSNLGVDQYRSLITTTNIAYPDANGLLLTGAEPALLANPNLKWETSEQTNIGVDLRAFDSKLYFTADYYKKLTKDLLTPSTPALSYGNNAPYANAGTVSNEGFEMILGYRNSEKEFTYDVSFNGAFNKNEVVEVADGLTRIEGASLPTIGPVTYFEAGQPVWYYRGYQNDGIFRDQAHISSWLEENNITDDPSNFSPGDPIIKDVNGDGSINDQDLTNIGSPHPTFIYGANITAGYKGFDLNIFLQGATGHQNFIGFMRADNNAVNRLNSVTEDRWVNDGDVATYPRAGYNNDTYFKSDLLVQNASYLKIRQIQLGYTLPSSIAKKAFMTRARVYVSLNDFFTFTNYEGMDPEVGSNNNNAQGIDFGTYPVSRKVLFGLSVSF, encoded by the coding sequence ATGCTAAAAGTACAAATTTTTAAGCGGCTACAGCTTTTAATGACTACCTTAGTTATTATGCTTGTAGGCTTGAGCTCTGCGTATGCTCAAGATAAAATAGTAAAAGGAACAATTATCGGAGGTGATACAGATACACCACTTCCGGGTGTGAATATCACTATTAAGGGAACAACAACTGGTACAATTACAGATTTTGATGGTAATTTCAAATTAAGCGTACCTCCAACAGCTCAATCTTTAGTGTTTACTTTTGTTGGTTATAAGACAAAAGAAATGGCTATCGGTACTCAAACAGAATTCAACTTAACGCTTGAAGTTGACCAAGAACAACTTGAAGAAGTTGTAGTTGTAGGTTATGGTGTACAGAAAAAATCATTAGTAACAGGTGCAATTGCAAGTGTTGATGCTGACGATATTGTAAGTTCAGCAGTAACAGCAGAGCAAGCATTACAAGGTAAGGCAGCGGGTGTTACGGTAACTCCTCAATCGGGTTCTCCAGGTAACGGAATTAAGATTCGTATTAGAGGTGCAAGTTCAAATGGTAATAGTGATCCATTATATATCGTAGATGGTATGAAAACAGGAAACATCAGTTTCTTAGCTCCATCAGATATTGCTTCAATGGAAGTACTAAAAGATGCAGCTTCATCAGCAATTTATGGTTCAGAAGGTGCAAACGGTGTAGTAATCATCACTACAAAATCAGGTGATAAGAGTGGTCGTTCAAGTATTGATTACTCATTCCAATATGGTATCCAAAGCATTGGTTATAAGCCTAACATGATGAATGCAAAACAATATGCTCAGTTTATGCAAGAAGCTCATGATGGTCAGGATTATTATATTCCAAATCCAGATGATTTCAATGAAGGAACGAATTGGGTAAATGAAGCGACGGAACAAACTCCAATGGTAAATCACAACTTATCATTCTCAGGTGGATCAGATAAAGGGTCATATTTATTGAGTGCTGGTTATACTTCTCAAGATGGTATTATCGGTGGCGATAAAGCAAGTTATGAAAGAATCAATGGTCGTTTGAATGTAAACAGAGATGTAAAAGAGTGGTTAGATGTGTCAGCAAATGTTGCATTTACTAGTTTCTCAAGATCATCAATTACAGAGGACGATGGCTTTAATGGTATTGTAAATAGCGCGTTAATGATGGACCCAACTGGCCAAGCTAGATATGCTCCAAATGCACTGACTCCTTATATGCAGGATAAACTATCTGAAGGAAGGATTTTAACAAGAGACTCTAATGGTAACTACTATGGTCTTTCTAACAATGACTTCTTGAAAGGAGAGATTTATAACCCGTTAATCCGTTTGGAAAATGAGAAAGGTATTTACTCTGAGAACAAAATCTTAACAACTGGTTTGGTGAATCTTAAGCCTGTAAAAGGTTTAAAAATTAGTTCTCGTATCGGTGTAGATGCAGCATATGGTAGCTTCAACTCTTGGAATCCATCTTACTGGGCTAACTCTAACTCAGAAAGCAACGCGCCTACAGTAACAGCAAATGAGCAAGTTTGGTCTACATGGTTATGGGAAAACTTTGCTACTTACACTAAGAAGTTTGGAAAGAACTCATTCACTGGTTTAGTGGGTATGTCAGCACAAGAAAACAACTATAGAAACCTAGATACTAAATCAGGTAATATGGTGAAGGAGAATGACTTATTCAGATACCCTGATTATGTTACTACTAGAGATAATGATAGAGTAACTGGTCGTAAGGAAGTAAAAAGAATGAACTCTTATTTTGCAAGATTATCGTATGATTATGATAACAGATATATCTTAGAAGCAACTTTCCGTAGAGATGGTTCATCATTATTCGGACCAGAAAATAAGTGGGGTAACTTCCCTTCAATCTCATTGGGTTGGAACGTATCAAATGAAGCATTCTGGAACATCGATAAAATTGATTACTTAAAAGTAAGAGGTAGCTGGGGTCAAAATGGTAGTTTATCAAACTTAGGCGTAGATCAATATCGTTCGTTGATTACAACTACTAATATTGCGTACCCAGATGCAAACGGTTTGTTACTAACAGGTGCTGAGCCAGCATTATTGGCTAACCCTAACTTAAAGTGGGAAACTTCTGAGCAAACAAACATAGGTGTTGATTTAAGAGCTTTTGATAGCAAATTATACTTCACTGCAGATTACTATAAGAAACTAACTAAAGATCTATTAACTCCATCTACTCCAGCTTTATCATATGGTAACAATGCTCCATATGCGAATGCAGGTACTGTTTCTAACGAAGGTTTTGAAATGATCTTAGGTTATAGAAACAGTGAGAAGGAATTTACATATGATGTAAGCTTCAACGGTGCGTTTAACAAGAACGAAGTGGTAGAAGTAGCAGATGGTTTAACAAGAATTGAAGGTGCTTCATTACCTACAATAGGTCCAGTTACTTATTTTGAAGCAGGTCAACCAGTATGGTACTATAGAGGATATCAAAATGATGGTATATTCAGAGATCAAGCACATATTTCTAGCTGGCTTGAAGAGAATAATATTACAGACGATCCAAGTAATTTCAGTCCAGGTGATCCAATCATCAAGGATGTAAATGGTGATGGTTCAATTAATGATCAAGATTTAACGAATATTGGTTCTCCACACCCTACGTTTATCTATGGTGCTAACATAACTGCAGGTTACAAAGGGTTTGATTTAAACATTTTCCTTCAAGGAGCAACAGGTCATCAAAACTTTATTGGATTTATGAGAGCAGATAATAATGCTGTAAATAGATTGAACAGCGTGACTGAAGATCGTTGGGTAAATGATGGAGATGTAGCGACATATCCAAGAGCAGGTTATAATAATGATACTTACTTCAAGAGTGATTTATTAGTACAAAATGCTAGCTATTTAAAGATCAGACAAATTCAATTAGGATATACTTTACCTTCATCGATTGCTAAGAAAGCATTCATGACTAGAGCTAGGGTTTATGTATCGTTAAACGACTTCTTCACATTCACAAACTACGAAGGAATGGACCCAGAAGTGGGTAGTAACAACAACAACGCTCAAGGTATTGACTTTGGTACTTATCCAGTTTCAAGAAAAGTATTATTCGGTCTTTCTGTATCATTCTAA